In one Natronoarchaeum mannanilyticum genomic region, the following are encoded:
- a CDS encoding SMP-30/gluconolactonase/LRE family protein → MTAELVADYACEIGEGPVWHPDEERLYWADIPNGTLYRYDPATDTHGTVLSDTVVSGGTIQSDGSLLLFGAGGAVYRWAGAETETVATLDTAAHTRFNDVIADPRGRVFCGTMPTDDQLGTLFRLDRDGTFTRILDEVDIPNGMAFSADRETFYFTASDENAIYAFDYDIESGSISDRSVLVDTSDEAGVPDGLAIDERGDLWSARWGGNAVVRYSPEGVERERVDVPVEKVSCATFGGPSFDTLYVTTAGGDERPTGGELDGSLFRYEPDTTGGAQFYSRVLVDE, encoded by the coding sequence ATGACCGCAGAACTCGTAGCCGACTACGCGTGCGAGATCGGGGAGGGACCTGTCTGGCATCCGGACGAGGAGCGACTCTACTGGGCCGACATTCCGAACGGGACGCTGTACCGCTACGATCCCGCGACCGACACCCACGGGACGGTTCTGAGCGATACCGTCGTGAGCGGCGGGACGATCCAGTCGGACGGCTCGCTGTTGCTGTTCGGCGCCGGCGGCGCGGTCTACCGGTGGGCCGGAGCCGAGACCGAGACGGTCGCGACGCTCGACACGGCCGCCCACACGCGGTTCAACGACGTCATTGCCGATCCCAGGGGCCGCGTCTTCTGCGGAACGATGCCGACGGACGATCAGCTCGGCACCCTTTTCCGGCTCGATCGCGACGGGACGTTCACGCGGATCCTCGACGAGGTCGACATTCCCAACGGGATGGCGTTCTCCGCGGACCGCGAGACGTTCTACTTCACGGCCTCGGACGAGAACGCGATCTACGCGTTCGACTATGACATCGAGTCCGGGTCGATATCGGATCGGTCAGTGCTCGTCGACACGAGCGACGAGGCCGGCGTCCCCGACGGGCTGGCGATCGACGAGCGCGGCGACCTCTGGTCGGCGCGCTGGGGCGGGAACGCGGTCGTTCGGTACTCCCCCGAGGGCGTCGAGCGGGAGCGGGTCGACGTTCCGGTCGAAAAGGTGTCGTGCGCGACGTTCGGCGGCCCGTCGTTCGACACCCTCTACGTCACGACGGCAGGCGGGGACGAGCGCCCGACCGGAGGCGAACTGGACGGCTCGCTCTTCCGGTACGAGCCCGACACCACGGGTGGAGCGCAGTTCTACTCGCGAGTACTCGTCGACGAGTGA
- a CDS encoding extracellular solute-binding protein — translation MKDPADPSLRRRQVIQALGLAGAGSLAGCIGGSSGGGDSEIEGWAWNVAAKALSDAADTYNEENDTNIAVDELGRNTHEQRLQTAITSGTGAPEFTAVQNYDVTSYGSKNGLTDLSDRIDDSVRDDIIDGKWETVNVDGADMAFPWDIGPTGIFYKRDRYDEAGIDPDSIETWDDFIEAGKQLPDDVAMVNIPKEEISQLWRMLFRQLGGQSFTEDGAVNIHSEESVRVAQLLMDMKDAGITQRIGLWSGGWFTSFAEGTIASLPSAAWMDGTLRAELSDTAGNWGVYKLPAFEPGGNRASNRGGSNMAIPAQISDEEVVDTTYDYIEYAMTTPEIQNMMLEEYGLFPSLTTAYDADIYDEELDFYDGQPVFRLFAEVAQEIEPYSYTTDTPEVNNAITTELGRMLEGNKSPEQAVQDAAETVADRSDRDLA, via the coding sequence ATGAAGGACCCTGCAGATCCTAGTCTACGGCGTCGGCAAGTCATCCAAGCACTCGGTCTCGCCGGTGCAGGCAGCCTGGCAGGTTGCATCGGCGGTAGCAGCGGCGGTGGCGACTCCGAAATCGAGGGATGGGCGTGGAACGTCGCCGCCAAGGCGCTCAGCGATGCCGCCGACACGTACAACGAGGAAAATGACACCAACATCGCAGTTGACGAGCTCGGCCGCAACACGCATGAACAGCGCCTCCAGACGGCGATCACCAGCGGGACCGGCGCCCCCGAGTTCACTGCCGTCCAGAACTACGACGTCACGTCGTACGGAAGCAAGAACGGTCTCACCGACCTCTCTGACCGGATCGACGATAGCGTCCGCGATGACATCATTGACGGGAAGTGGGAGACGGTCAACGTCGACGGCGCTGACATGGCGTTCCCGTGGGACATCGGCCCGACGGGCATCTTCTACAAGCGGGATCGCTACGACGAAGCCGGCATCGATCCGGATTCCATCGAGACGTGGGACGACTTCATCGAAGCCGGGAAACAGCTCCCCGATGACGTCGCGATGGTAAACATCCCGAAAGAAGAGATTTCCCAGCTGTGGCGAATGCTTTTCCGTCAGCTCGGCGGTCAGTCGTTCACCGAGGACGGCGCGGTGAACATCCACAGCGAAGAGAGCGTCCGCGTTGCCCAGCTCCTGATGGACATGAAGGATGCCGGCATCACCCAGCGCATCGGACTGTGGTCTGGTGGGTGGTTCACCTCGTTCGCCGAGGGGACCATCGCGTCGCTACCCTCTGCGGCCTGGATGGACGGAACGCTCCGGGCTGAACTCAGCGACACGGCCGGGAACTGGGGCGTCTACAAACTGCCGGCGTTCGAGCCGGGCGGCAACCGCGCGTCAAACCGCGGCGGTTCCAACATGGCGATCCCAGCTCAGATCAGCGACGAAGAGGTCGTCGACACCACGTACGATTACATTGAGTACGCGATGACGACCCCCGAAATACAGAACATGATGCTTGAGGAGTACGGCCTCTTCCCGTCGCTGACGACGGCGTACGACGCTGACATCTACGACGAGGAGCTGGACTTCTACGACGGGCAGCCGGTCTTCCGACTGTTCGCAGAGGTCGCCCAAGAGATTGAGCCGTACAGCTACACGACCGACACACCGGAGGTCAACAACGCCATCACCACCGAACTCGGCCGGATGCTTGAGGGGAACAAGTCCCCTGAGCAGGCCGTCCAAGACGCCGCAGAGACCGTCGCGGACCGCAGCGACCGCGATCTGGCGTAA
- a CDS encoding glycoside hydrolase family 2 TIM barrel-domain containing protein — MAQETNPQSGAKAPTTRRSVLSAVSGVALGTALPIGASAAQATEEYEAAKSSVELTPRPDQADVGGTRSLNGTWDFTLAGSETPPAADSASRVVTPDRTTLENDAMLHDDPPIITDPDERAVDLAGDGYVAVGDANSLDFTSPGFTVQLTFKYTEDTVLFSKGGNQYSAGVYGGELSFWTKGEGGWPSVGGGDLSPGDWYRATFAVDDDEIRIYVEGERVGTASHGFSSLPSTDSPLHLGYNSGTDTQGTPAVDSLCVFDTVLTDSDVSAGFDSIPDSAVAWLPFDESESGTSQDESSAGNDASLVNDPPFVSGRDGRGLDLAGPGYVTVAPDDSLNFASTGFALQAMVRYDGGSGLVLDKGSSGVSGGTEQFGLGIYDGTVSFYMQSADGSYPQSVQTDISTGGWHRITVVVDDAENRLYVDGDRRGAVSHDADGLASSDAAFVVGGDDLDVAVKSTAAFDAALSDGEVASGFTGVPDSAVLWLPYNVVEDRSVEWRDESVPGQWAYDEYFVPDGASDWYPQEGQLGWYRREFEVPEGWDEGRLKLRFDGVYSRGRVFVNGTEVADHVGGYTPFEADITDVVDPEGSNTLAVGVAQRSKADDMGWQNVTGGITRDVTLLSIPDAHLADCDVRTTLDTGTASVAIDATVANVGETALESAVVEATLTDPDGEAVASKRAELSSVADGASRDVEFEIDVDDPQPWNPEQPRLYALDVELDAGGTTERVTEHVGIREIEVDGNELLLNGESVTLRGVNWEEIHLAEHGHAVPPDVTRRDAERLKEANVNFVRTAHHPTSEAFLDACDELGIVVEVEAPHMFIGRHRGEPYPELVVRQTLEMVERDKNRPSVCIWSIANESDWYDCFDAAARLAKEVDPTRPTIFNHDDYDAADPWHGDYDLRADHYPALRSDSTVSDHAGMDAPLLFDEYAHTYCYNDRELVTDPGLRDEWGRVFRTIWEQCRSTKSVAGAALWAGGDHLEQWGEYLWGAVDRNGRRRPEFWHLRKVYAPVQFTDVEWHGRRATVTVENRHEFVNLRERTIAWDDGKRSGERSVDLPPGETAELSFAVPGDKLELEVIHPDGHVNNEFVASPEVPGANRRSRAKERTKNRGRGRVDAESDSLSLQVDEDAGDVSIYGPDGTLLARNPEFAVTPTQQSTGRDYASAIDHRLSGRTVTDVRRDGDGTVTVDIEYDVAEGSITVESGESGLDVDYEFELLESVDAREAGITFPADAELTTLSWSRDGLWSTYPEDHVGRLEGTASAFPDGTRSENEGIEIQSGQPWKDDATVHGSNDFRSTKRNVRSAALTDESGTGVRVDSDADQHVRAQVRSDGVDLIVLERSISGTNADGWLDRQPLLDQDPTLKAGETVRGSVSLSAAVDGTAVEFGERAAPGRRAGRDRDSDR, encoded by the coding sequence ATGGCACAAGAGACCAATCCACAGTCCGGAGCGAAAGCACCGACCACCCGCCGATCCGTGCTATCGGCGGTGTCTGGCGTCGCGCTCGGGACGGCGCTCCCGATCGGGGCCAGTGCTGCACAGGCAACCGAAGAGTACGAGGCGGCGAAATCGTCGGTCGAGTTGACGCCTCGACCGGACCAGGCCGACGTCGGCGGGACGAGATCGCTGAACGGAACCTGGGACTTCACACTGGCGGGCAGCGAGACGCCGCCCGCCGCCGACTCGGCGTCCAGGGTTGTCACTCCGGATCGCACCACCCTCGAGAACGACGCCATGCTGCACGACGATCCGCCGATCATCACGGATCCCGACGAGCGTGCGGTCGACCTCGCCGGCGACGGGTACGTCGCCGTCGGCGACGCGAACAGCCTCGACTTCACGTCTCCCGGCTTCACCGTCCAGCTGACGTTCAAGTACACGGAGGACACAGTGCTGTTCTCCAAGGGCGGAAATCAGTACTCGGCCGGGGTGTACGGCGGCGAACTGTCATTCTGGACCAAGGGAGAAGGCGGCTGGCCATCGGTCGGCGGCGGCGACCTCTCACCTGGCGACTGGTACAGAGCCACCTTCGCGGTGGACGACGACGAGATCCGCATCTACGTCGAGGGCGAACGGGTCGGGACAGCCTCGCACGGCTTCTCGTCGCTTCCCAGTACCGACTCGCCGCTCCACTTGGGCTACAACTCGGGGACCGACACGCAGGGCACACCCGCAGTCGACTCGCTGTGCGTCTTCGACACCGTGCTCACCGACAGCGACGTGAGCGCGGGGTTCGACTCGATCCCCGATAGCGCAGTCGCGTGGCTCCCGTTCGACGAGTCCGAAAGCGGAACAAGTCAGGACGAATCGTCCGCCGGCAACGACGCCTCACTCGTCAACGACCCGCCGTTCGTCAGCGGGCGGGACGGGCGTGGACTGGATCTCGCCGGACCGGGGTACGTCACAGTAGCACCGGACGACAGCCTGAACTTCGCGTCGACTGGGTTCGCGCTGCAGGCCATGGTACGGTACGACGGCGGGAGCGGCCTCGTCCTCGACAAAGGAAGCAGCGGCGTCTCCGGCGGGACCGAGCAGTTCGGTCTCGGCATCTACGACGGGACCGTCTCGTTCTACATGCAAAGTGCAGACGGGAGCTATCCGCAAAGCGTCCAGACCGACATCTCGACCGGCGGGTGGCACCGGATCACGGTCGTCGTCGACGACGCCGAGAACCGGCTGTACGTCGACGGCGATCGGCGAGGGGCGGTCTCGCACGACGCCGACGGCCTCGCGAGCAGCGACGCGGCGTTCGTGGTCGGCGGCGACGACCTCGACGTCGCGGTGAAATCGACGGCGGCGTTCGACGCCGCTCTCTCGGACGGCGAGGTCGCAAGCGGGTTCACCGGAGTACCCGACAGCGCCGTGCTCTGGCTGCCGTACAACGTCGTCGAGGATCGGAGCGTCGAATGGCGCGACGAGTCGGTCCCCGGCCAGTGGGCGTACGACGAGTACTTCGTCCCCGACGGCGCGTCGGACTGGTACCCCCAGGAGGGACAGCTGGGCTGGTACCGCCGCGAGTTCGAGGTTCCCGAAGGATGGGACGAGGGACGGCTAAAGCTCCGGTTCGACGGCGTGTACAGCCGCGGACGGGTCTTCGTGAACGGCACGGAAGTCGCCGATCACGTCGGGGGGTACACGCCGTTCGAGGCCGACATCACTGACGTCGTCGACCCCGAGGGCTCGAACACGCTCGCAGTCGGGGTCGCCCAGCGGTCGAAGGCCGACGACATGGGATGGCAGAACGTGACCGGCGGGATCACCCGCGACGTCACCCTCCTGTCGATCCCCGACGCCCACCTCGCCGACTGCGACGTCAGAACGACGCTCGACACCGGGACGGCGTCCGTCGCCATCGACGCGACCGTCGCGAACGTCGGCGAGACGGCGCTCGAATCGGCCGTCGTCGAAGCGACACTGACCGATCCGGACGGGGAAGCCGTGGCGTCGAAACGCGCGGAGCTTTCATCGGTCGCGGACGGAGCGTCCCGAGACGTCGAGTTCGAGATCGACGTCGACGACCCGCAACCCTGGAACCCGGAGCAACCGAGGCTGTACGCGCTCGACGTCGAACTCGACGCCGGCGGGACGACGGAACGTGTCACGGAGCACGTCGGCATCAGGGAGATCGAGGTCGACGGCAACGAACTGCTGCTCAACGGCGAGTCGGTGACGCTCCGCGGCGTCAACTGGGAGGAGATCCACCTGGCGGAACACGGCCACGCCGTGCCGCCGGACGTCACGCGGCGAGACGCCGAGCGCCTCAAGGAGGCGAACGTGAACTTCGTCCGCACCGCCCACCACCCGACGTCGGAGGCGTTCCTCGACGCCTGCGACGAGCTCGGGATCGTCGTCGAGGTTGAGGCACCGCACATGTTCATCGGGCGCCACCGCGGCGAACCGTATCCGGAGCTCGTCGTCCGGCAGACCCTGGAGATGGTCGAGCGGGACAAGAACAGGCCATCGGTCTGCATCTGGTCGATCGCCAACGAATCCGACTGGTACGACTGCTTCGACGCGGCCGCCCGACTGGCGAAGGAGGTCGACCCGACGCGCCCGACGATCTTCAATCACGACGACTACGACGCGGCCGATCCATGGCACGGCGACTACGACCTCCGCGCGGATCACTACCCCGCGCTGCGGTCGGACTCGACCGTCTCCGACCACGCCGGCATGGACGCGCCGCTGCTGTTCGACGAGTACGCCCACACGTACTGCTACAACGACCGTGAGCTGGTCACCGATCCGGGACTCCGCGACGAGTGGGGCCGCGTGTTCCGGACGATCTGGGAGCAGTGTCGGTCGACGAAGTCGGTCGCTGGCGCGGCTCTGTGGGCGGGCGGCGACCACCTCGAACAGTGGGGCGAGTACCTCTGGGGCGCCGTCGACCGGAACGGGCGCCGCCGCCCGGAGTTCTGGCACCTGCGCAAGGTGTACGCGCCGGTGCAGTTCACCGACGTCGAGTGGCACGGCCGCCGCGCGACGGTGACCGTCGAGAACCGCCACGAGTTCGTCAACCTGCGCGAGCGGACGATCGCGTGGGACGACGGCAAGCGGTCCGGCGAGCGCTCGGTCGATCTCCCGCCCGGCGAAACCGCCGAGCTGTCCTTCGCCGTCCCGGGCGACAAACTCGAACTCGAAGTGATCCATCCCGACGGGCACGTGAACAACGAGTTCGTCGCCTCGCCGGAGGTGCCCGGAGCGAACCGGCGATCGCGCGCGAAGGAGCGGACGAAGAACCGCGGGCGCGGACGGGTTGACGCCGAAAGCGACTCGCTGTCGCTGCAGGTCGACGAGGACGCCGGCGACGTGTCGATCTACGGCCCCGACGGGACGCTCCTCGCCCGGAACCCGGAGTTCGCCGTCACACCGACCCAGCAGTCGACGGGCCGCGATTACGCCTCCGCGATCGATCACCGGTTGTCGGGGCGGACCGTGACCGACGTTCGGCGGGACGGCGACGGAACCGTCACCGTCGACATCGAGTACGACGTCGCGGAGGGATCGATCACCGTCGAGTCCGGCGAGAGCGGTCTCGACGTCGACTACGAGTTCGAGCTTCTCGAGTCGGTCGACGCCCGCGAGGCCGGGATCACGTTCCCCGCAGACGCCGAGCTCACGACGCTCTCGTGGTCGCGCGACGGCCTCTGGAGCACGTATCCCGAGGATCACGTCGGCAGACTGGAGGGGACCGCGTCGGCGTTCCCGGACGGGACCCGCTCCGAGAACGAAGGGATCGAAATCCAGTCCGGACAGCCCTGGAAGGACGACGCGACCGTCCACGGCTCAAACGACTTCCGAAGCACGAAGCGAAACGTCAGGTCGGCAGCGCTCACCGACGAATCGGGCACCGGCGTCCGCGTCGATTCGGACGCCGACCAGCACGTCCGGGCGCAGGTCCGGTCGGATGGCGTCGACCTGATCGTCCTCGAACGATCGATCTCGGGGACGAACGCGGACGGCTGGCTCGACCGCCAGCCGCTTCTGGATCAGGATCCGACGCTCAAGGCGGGCGAGACCGTACGCGGAAGCGTCAGTCTCAGCGCCGCCGTCGATGGGACGGCGGTCGAGTTCGGCGAGCGCGCGGCGCCGGGCCGCCGTGCGGGTCGAGACCGCGATTCCGATAGATAG
- a CDS encoding ABC transporter ATP-binding protein, with translation MATIEITQLRKEFGDGDEQIVAVEDVDLTIEDGEFMVFVGPSGCGKTTTLRCIAGLEDITDGTIEFDDDDVTDQRARERDVAMVFQNYALYPHMSVRKNIGFPLRLSTKQSTDEINEEVKDVAEMLGIEELLGDKPKELSGGQQQRVALGRAIIRDPEVFLMDEPLSNLDAKLRSKMRTELQELQKDLGVTTAYVTHDQTEAMAMGDRIAILNNGRLQQVGTANEVYREPTNEFVAGFIGSPSINLFTAEVDGATLTGPGGFRYELDDTSPVADRDEVRVGIRPEDMQLVEDGSVPSVVTVVENMGNENFLYSEMGEINLTTRVDSKMNPREGADVEFHFDEEDLYLFDLRTEQAIKTKTSDIDVDYRQHVQSR, from the coding sequence ATGGCTACAATCGAAATCACGCAACTTCGCAAGGAATTCGGCGACGGAGACGAACAGATCGTCGCGGTCGAGGACGTCGACCTCACCATCGAGGACGGCGAGTTCATGGTGTTCGTCGGCCCCTCGGGCTGCGGCAAGACGACGACGCTCCGGTGCATCGCGGGGCTCGAAGACATCACCGACGGGACCATCGAGTTCGACGACGACGACGTCACCGACCAACGAGCGCGCGAACGGGACGTCGCAATGGTGTTCCAGAACTACGCGCTGTACCCTCACATGTCTGTCCGGAAGAATATCGGGTTTCCGCTCCGGCTGTCGACGAAGCAGTCGACAGACGAGATCAACGAGGAAGTCAAGGACGTCGCGGAGATGCTCGGCATCGAGGAGCTGCTGGGCGACAAGCCCAAGGAGCTCTCGGGCGGCCAGCAACAGCGCGTTGCGCTCGGGCGGGCGATCATCCGAGATCCGGAAGTGTTCCTCATGGACGAACCGCTCTCAAACCTCGACGCTAAGCTCCGCTCAAAAATGCGCACGGAGCTTCAGGAGCTCCAGAAGGATCTTGGCGTCACCACGGCCTACGTCACGCACGACCAGACCGAGGCGATGGCAATGGGCGACCGAATCGCGATTCTCAACAACGGTCGTCTCCAGCAGGTCGGAACCGCCAACGAGGTCTACCGCGAGCCGACGAACGAGTTCGTCGCTGGCTTCATCGGGAGTCCGAGCATCAACCTGTTCACCGCGGAGGTTGACGGAGCCACCCTGACCGGCCCCGGCGGTTTCAGGTACGAACTAGACGACACGTCGCCGGTCGCCGATCGTGACGAGGTGCGCGTCGGCATCCGTCCGGAGGACATGCAACTCGTCGAGGACGGGAGCGTGCCCAGCGTGGTGACCGTCGTCGAGAACATGGGCAACGAGAACTTCCTCTACTCAGAGATGGGCGAGATCAACCTCACCACGCGCGTCGACAGCAAGATGAACCCGCGCGAGGGCGCCGACGTCGAATTCCACTTTGACGAGGAGGACCTCTACCTGTTCGACCTGCGGACCGAGCAGGCCATCAAAACCAAGACCAGCGATATCGACGTCGACTACCGTCAGCACGTCCAGAGCAGGTAG
- a CDS encoding SDR family NAD(P)-dependent oxidoreductase yields the protein MSRDPTDGAVANRHDERVAIVTGSTRGIGKGVARRFAAEGASVVVTGRTRERGEAVASTIREEGGEATFVRADMRDPAEIEALVEHTVDEYGRVDVLVNNAGVQTETTAAEAEIDDWVFVVETDFRSFWLCAKHAVEHMAQGGTILNMSSNHAYLTMPGLFPYNAIKAGINGMTRALALELGPLGITVNTINPGWIEIERTQEELGDDYEYTQEIHPVGRLGTPADVAGLAAFLASDDATFVTGESVLIDGGRSQVMQDELYRQYRTQIE from the coding sequence ATGTCGAGGGATCCAACAGACGGCGCAGTCGCGAACAGACACGACGAGCGCGTCGCCATCGTCACCGGATCGACGCGGGGCATCGGCAAGGGCGTCGCCCGTCGCTTCGCCGCCGAAGGAGCCTCGGTCGTCGTGACGGGCCGAACGCGCGAGCGCGGAGAGGCGGTCGCGTCGACGATTCGCGAGGAGGGCGGCGAGGCGACGTTCGTGCGGGCGGACATGCGCGACCCGGCCGAGATCGAGGCGCTCGTCGAGCACACCGTCGACGAGTACGGCCGCGTCGACGTGCTCGTGAACAACGCGGGCGTCCAGACCGAAACCACCGCCGCGGAGGCTGAAATCGACGACTGGGTGTTCGTCGTCGAGACGGACTTCCGATCGTTCTGGCTCTGCGCGAAACACGCCGTCGAGCACATGGCCCAGGGCGGAACGATCCTCAACATGTCCTCGAACCACGCGTATCTCACGATGCCCGGACTATTCCCCTACAACGCGATCAAGGCCGGTATCAACGGCATGACGCGAGCGCTCGCCCTGGAACTCGGCCCGTTGGGGATCACCGTCAACACGATCAACCCCGGCTGGATCGAGATCGAGCGGACCCAGGAGGAACTCGGCGACGACTACGAGTACACCCAGGAGATCCACCCGGTCGGCCGGCTCGGCACGCCCGCTGACGTCGCGGGGCTGGCAGCGTTCCTCGCGAGCGACGACGCGACGTTCGTCACCGGCGAGAGCGTTCTCATCGACGGCGGGCGCAGTCAGGTGATGCAGGACGAGCTGTATAGGCAGTACCGGACGCAGATCGAGTGA
- a CDS encoding carbohydrate ABC transporter permease, with protein MRQADKREALWKFGSYLFLLVITALVLIPIYWMVVAATIPQQEFFSWPPRLIPGTHYLENFQALQENVSFARSILNSLIVSVGYTALSLVLCSMAGFAFAKYEFRFKEPLFYFILATLVLPIQLLIIPLFLLMTQIGWTNSFIAVILPWAANPLGIFLMRQNMKAIPDALLESARMDGATEFQLYYKIALPTMLPSLAALAIILFINQWQAFLYPLVILQEEEMFTIPIALAQLVGQQRVYFDQVMVATSLSIIPLFLVFIFLQQYFIKGILSGSVKQ; from the coding sequence ATGCGGCAAGCAGACAAGAGGGAGGCGCTCTGGAAGTTCGGGAGCTACCTCTTCCTGTTGGTCATCACGGCGCTCGTGTTGATCCCCATCTACTGGATGGTCGTCGCGGCGACGATTCCCCAGCAGGAGTTCTTCAGTTGGCCGCCGCGACTCATCCCCGGCACCCACTATCTGGAGAACTTCCAGGCGCTACAAGAGAACGTCAGCTTCGCGCGGAGCATCCTCAACAGCCTCATCGTCTCCGTCGGGTACACGGCGCTGTCGCTGGTGCTGTGTTCGATGGCGGGCTTCGCCTTCGCGAAGTACGAGTTCCGGTTCAAGGAACCGCTGTTCTACTTCATCCTGGCGACGCTGGTGCTCCCGATCCAGTTGCTGATCATCCCGCTGTTCCTGCTGATGACCCAGATCGGCTGGACGAACTCGTTCATCGCCGTGATCTTACCGTGGGCGGCCAACCCGCTCGGGATCTTCCTGATGCGCCAGAACATGAAGGCGATCCCCGACGCACTGCTCGAATCGGCACGGATGGACGGCGCGACGGAGTTCCAGCTGTACTACAAGATTGCGCTGCCGACGATGCTCCCCTCGCTCGCGGCGCTCGCGATCATCCTGTTCATCAACCAGTGGCAGGCGTTCCTCTACCCTCTGGTCATCCTCCAGGAGGAGGAGATGTTCACTATCCCGATCGCGCTGGCCCAGCTCGTCGGGCAACAGCGCGTCTACTTCGATCAGGTGATGGTCGCGACATCGCTGTCGATCATCCCTCTGTTCCTGGTGTTCATCTTCCTGCAGCAGTACTTCATCAAGGGAATCCTCTCGGGCTCAGTCAAACAATAA
- a CDS encoding sugar ABC transporter permease: MSDQLRYRRQGVSDAVPEVPGLPYLYISPFFVLFGIFLLFPTAYTLYLSFFSYQGASNEALLTIPLLKVTIPQIAQLEFIGLDHYQRLLFEDSLFRQSLFNTSFIFLVQVPLMVILGLATALVLDAKFIRAKGLFRTLIALPVATGLVAYSTIFLLLFNDDIGMINYVLQSLGASAIPWLSDSWWARITLVIAVTWRWLGYNMIILLAGLQTIPEQLYEAAEIDGAKRWEKFRYVTLPQLRPVLLFVVVSSTIGTFQIFAEPFVITGGGPSNATITMVQYIYRQAFIQLNLGYASAVSVVLVALVSVMSIVQIKYGGTE; this comes from the coding sequence GTGAGCGACCAGCTCAGATACCGCCGGCAGGGCGTTTCCGACGCCGTGCCGGAGGTGCCGGGGCTTCCATACCTCTACATCTCCCCGTTCTTCGTCCTGTTCGGGATCTTCCTGCTGTTCCCGACCGCCTACACGCTTTACCTGTCCTTTTTCAGCTATCAGGGGGCCTCAAACGAGGCGCTCCTGACGATACCCCTTCTGAAGGTGACGATACCGCAGATCGCCCAGCTCGAGTTCATCGGGCTGGATCACTATCAGCGATTACTCTTCGAGGACTCGCTGTTCCGTCAGTCCCTGTTCAACACCTCTTTCATCTTCCTGGTGCAGGTGCCGCTGATGGTGATCCTCGGGCTCGCGACAGCGCTCGTCCTTGACGCAAAGTTCATCCGGGCGAAGGGGCTGTTTCGGACGCTCATCGCCCTGCCGGTCGCGACGGGACTAGTCGCGTACTCCACAATATTCCTGCTGTTGTTCAACGACGACATCGGGATGATCAACTACGTGCTCCAGTCGCTGGGCGCGAGCGCGATCCCGTGGCTCAGCGACTCGTGGTGGGCGCGGATCACGCTGGTCATCGCGGTCACCTGGCGATGGCTCGGCTACAACATGATCATCCTGCTGGCGGGGCTCCAGACGATCCCCGAACAGCTCTACGAGGCCGCCGAGATCGACGGCGCGAAGCGCTGGGAGAAGTTCCGCTACGTCACGCTCCCCCAGCTCCGGCCGGTGCTGCTGTTCGTCGTCGTCTCCTCGACGATCGGGACGTTCCAGATTTTCGCCGAACCGTTCGTCATCACCGGCGGCGGCCCGTCTAACGCCACAATCACGATGGTACAATACATCTACAGACAGGCGTTCATCCAGCTGAACCTCGGCTACGCGAGCGCCGTGTCGGTCGTGCTCGTCGCGCTCGTGAGCGTCATGTCGATCGTACAGATCAAATATGGAGGGACCGAATAA